The sequence GCCACCGCGTCGGTTCTCGTTTTCCCGGCGTTGTTCTTCCCTAACGCCTCCACCATCAACGCGATCCTTTCATCGTTCGCGATCTTCGGCGTGGCTTTCGTGGCTCGTCCACTGGGTTCGATCATCTTCGGCCACTACGGCGACAAGCTCGGCCGCAAGGGCACCCTGGTGGCGTCACTGCTGCTGATGGGCATTGCCACCTTCCTGATCGGCTTCCTGCCGCCGGCCGCGGGCAACTGGACCGTTTTGGCTCCGACCGCACTGGTGCTGCTGCGCTTCGCACAGGGCCTGGCGCTGGGCGGCGAATGGTCGGGCGCGGCCCTGCTGGCCACCGAGAACGCTCCGAAGAACAAGCGCGCCATCTACGGCACTTTCCCTCAGCTGGGCGCTCCAATTGGCTTCATCATCGCCAACCTGCTGTTCGTCGCCCTGCAGACTTTCTGCACCCCAGAGCAGTTCATGGCCTGGGGCTGGCGCGTTCCGTTCTACTTCTCCGCAGTAATGGTCGTCATTGGCCTGTGGGTACGCTTGAAGCTGGTCGAATCCGCATCCTTCAAGAAGGTGCTGGATCAGAAGAAGGTCGTCAAGTCGCCTTTCGCTGTGACCATGAAGAAGCACTGGCGTCCAACGCTGGCCGGTACCTTCATCATGCTGGCCACCTACGTGCTGTTCTACCTGATGACCTCCTTCACGCTGACCTACGGCACTCAGCCGGCCACCGTTGAGCAGGCCACTGCAGCGGCAGAAGCCAAGGGCAAGACCTTCGACGCGACCGGTTTCGTACCGGGTCTGGGCATCGAGCGTCCGACCTTCCTGACCATGCTGATCATCGGCGTTGTCTTCTTCGGCATCTTCACCGTGGTTTCCGGCCCATTGGCAGAGAAGTTCGGCCGCCGCAAGTTCCTGATCTGGGTTACCGCGGGCATCTTCGTCTTCGGACTGTCGTGGACCCTGTTCTTCGGTCCAGGCCAGGGCGCTGCCATGGCCGGGCTGATCATCGGGTTCACCCTGATGGGTCTGACTTTCGGTCCAATGGCTGCGTATCTGCCTGAGTTATTCCCGTCCAATGTCCGCTACACCGGCTCGGCTGTTGCCTACAACATGTCCTCGGTGATCGGTGCGGCTCCTGCTTCCTTCGTGGCTGTAGCCCTGTGGAAGGCCGGTGCGGGCAACACCACCGGCGTTGGCCTGTACTTGGCACTTGGCGCGGTACTGACCTTGGTCGCGCTGTTCATGACGCGCGATACCTCTGACATGGACATGGAAGAGTGGGTCGAGTAGTTCGACAGTCTTGCTGAGGGAACGGCTCGGCGAATCATCAAGCCATGATGATTCGCCGGGCCGTTTCCCGTTTCCGTGCTGCCTGGATGAATACGAGCTGAAAAGGGCTATCAACCCCTGAGAACTTGATGCGCGGCATGGAAGCATGGGACGCGGAATATCCAATACCGAAGAGGAATGCTCATGCGTATTGCAGTTGCCGGAGGCACCGGCGCTATCGGCACGCTGGTGGTCGAAAAACTCAAGAGTGCTGGCCACGAACCAGTGGTGCTCGCACGGTCCGTGGGATGCGACCTGGTGAACCGCAACGCGGTAAAGCAGTGGCTGGTGGACTGCCAATCGGTCATCGATGTTTCCGGAGTTTCCACCACCAGCTCTGCTGCATCCATGCGGTATTTCACCCAATCGACGGCAAACCTCGTCAGCGTGGGGCGCGAGTCCGGGGTGCAGAACCACGTGGCGCTCTCGATCATCGGAGCGGCCGAAGTGGATTCCAGCTATTACGCGG comes from Glutamicibacter arilaitensis Re117 and encodes:
- a CDS encoding MFS transporter, whose translation is MSQANQAVAPKENTRGRVLFASMIGTTVEFFDFYAYATASVLVFPALFFPNASTINAILSSFAIFGVAFVARPLGSIIFGHYGDKLGRKGTLVASLLLMGIATFLIGFLPPAAGNWTVLAPTALVLLRFAQGLALGGEWSGAALLATENAPKNKRAIYGTFPQLGAPIGFIIANLLFVALQTFCTPEQFMAWGWRVPFYFSAVMVVIGLWVRLKLVESASFKKVLDQKKVVKSPFAVTMKKHWRPTLAGTFIMLATYVLFYLMTSFTLTYGTQPATVEQATAAAEAKGKTFDATGFVPGLGIERPTFLTMLIIGVVFFGIFTVVSGPLAEKFGRRKFLIWVTAGIFVFGLSWTLFFGPGQGAAMAGLIIGFTLMGLTFGPMAAYLPELFPSNVRYTGSAVAYNMSSVIGAAPASFVAVALWKAGAGNTTGVGLYLALGAVLTLVALFMTRDTSDMDMEEWVE
- a CDS encoding SDR family oxidoreductase — its product is MRIAVAGGTGAIGTLVVEKLKSAGHEPVVLARSVGCDLVNRNAVKQWLVDCQSVIDVSGVSTTSSAASMRYFTQSTANLVSVGRESGVQNHVALSIIGAAEVDSSYYAGKAVQERMLHMLPGGYTLLRTTQFHEFIGQNIKRLGAGPVQMAPKMRMQPIAGIEVAAALVDLAEAPAQGVV